The sequence TGACCACATAGAGCCCGCTGAGATTCCGGCTGTTCTGGGTGACGGCGATGACATCGTCGTCGATTTCGAACCGGTTCCGGTTGTATCCGGCCGACAGACCCATCCGCAGTTTGGCGGCCGGCGTCACCCGGTTTGCGGAAAAGCTCCCGCTCATGGCCGCGTAATCTCTCGTCTTTTCTCCGCTGACATTTCCGCTCATGCCGACGTTGAAGACCCAGAAATCCCAGACGTCGGACACGGCCTCCGGCTGCACCTTTTTGTCGAAATTGACGCTGAGAAAATCGCCGGCCGGCGTTTTGGCGGCATAGGGGACCAGTCCCATCTTGAGAACGCGGACCAGCCCGCGGCGCTCGGCATCCGCGGTGTCGGTGCGGGAGGAGCCGTATTTCAAAGTGTTGTGGACGTCGTAATAGCCGTTTTTACCGATGAAATTCAGAGTGTATTCGCGCCCTCCTCCGCCTGTTCCCTGAATGGTGATGAGCACATGGACATCGGCCGCCTGGCGCTCGCGGATGAAGTTGACGAAGGTGATTTCCCGCCGGATGAAATCCATGTCGCACTGGTGGCAGTCGATAAAGACCCTGGGGGCTTCCTCCTTGATCTTGTCGAAGGGCTGAAACCCCTGTTGCCCCGCAAGCGGCGATGTCGCCAGAAGAACGCCGACAAGGCATCCTCCGGCGAAGGCGGTGGCCGTTCTTTTCATGGTTTTGGATTTTATCAAACCTCGCCGCCGATTGCCAGCGTTCGGCCTCACCCATTGCGTTGAACGGGATTCCGGCTTGGACTATAATATAAAATGAAAGCAAAACCCCAAGGAGGACACGTGAAAAAATCCGCTGTCATCTTCATCTCTATCCTGGCCGTCGCAGCCTTCGCCAACGCCGACATCTACGTGAAGACCAAAATGCATCAGGACGCCTATTCCATCATGGGACAGAGCCAGCCGGCCGAGGATTCCATCGCCGAACAATGGATCGGCAATGACCAGGTCGCCATGATCCAGGAAAAGACCGGGTTCATCGTCGACCTCAAGAAGAATGTCATGTTCATAATCAACCACGCCGAAAAAACCTATGTCGAGTCGGAGCTGCCTCTGGACATGTCCAAGCTCTTCCCGCCCGAGATGGCCGGGATGCTCAAGGGCATGTTGAAGATGTCGGTTTCCGTCACGCCGGGCGGGCAGACAAAGACCATCGGACAGTGGAAATGTCAGAACTACGCCGTCGACATCACCATGATGATGCCGATCAAGATGACGGTCTGGGCCACGACCGACGTCCCCTTCGATCTCAACGCCTATGTCGATAAGATGCAGGTCAATTTTCTGGCCGCTCAATTCCAGCTCGACGAAAAAGCCATCGCCGAGATGAAAAAGATCCGGGGCTTCTGGATCGCCTCGGAAACCGTCGTGGATATGATGGGTTCAAAGATTCGATCGACCTCCGAGGTCGTGGAAATCGCCGAAAAGAATCCTCCGGCCGGAGTTTATTCCGTCCCCGCCGGATATGCCAAAAAAGACTTTATCTCCATGCAAGGCCGCTAGCATAATCTATTCACGAGCCCGAGAAAGAAAAATGCCTTATGTCCGGAAATGCCACGGC comes from Acidobacteriota bacterium and encodes:
- a CDS encoding DUF4412 domain-containing protein, which codes for MKKSAVIFISILAVAAFANADIYVKTKMHQDAYSIMGQSQPAEDSIAEQWIGNDQVAMIQEKTGFIVDLKKNVMFIINHAEKTYVESELPLDMSKLFPPEMAGMLKGMLKMSVSVTPGGQTKTIGQWKCQNYAVDITMMMPIKMTVWATTDVPFDLNAYVDKMQVNFLAAQFQLDEKAIAEMKKIRGFWIASETVVDMMGSKIRSTSEVVEIAEKNPPAGVYSVPAGYAKKDFISMQGR